In Notolabrus celidotus isolate fNotCel1 unplaced genomic scaffold, fNotCel1.pri scaffold_219_arrow_ctg1, whole genome shotgun sequence, one DNA window encodes the following:
- the LOC117809060 gene encoding thyrotropin-releasing hormone-degrading ectoenzyme-like: MGWPTNVPGSEGNILQASYQTEELQRELIMLACSFGNKQCHRQAVAYISDWISSNKNRIPPNIRDIVYCTGVSLMDEDVWEFIWMKFHSTNAVSEKKILLEALTCSDNIFLLNRLLNLSLTSDLVPEQDVIDVIIHVGRNPQGRNLAWKYFREKWEVLNARYGEALFMNSKLIGGVTEFLNTDKELTELKEFIQSSGVGAGPAWPRALEIVEGNVRWHRLHRRQFFQWLRKPPNLALG, encoded by the exons ATGGGTTGGCCGACAAACGTCCCGGGCAGTGAGGGGAACATCCTGCAGGCGTCCTACCAGACGGA GGAGCTGCAGAGGGAGCTCATCATGTTAGCCTGCAGCTTCGGGAACAAGCAGTGTCACCGGCAGGCCGTCGCCTACATCTCTGACTGGATCTCCAGCAACAAgaacag GATCCCACCCAACATCAGAGACATCGTGTACTGCACCGGGGTCAGCCTCATGGACGAGGACGTGTGGGAGTTCATCTGGATGAAGTTCCACTCAACCAACGCCGTCTCTGAGAAGAAGATCCTGCTGGAGGCTCTGACCTGCTCCGACAACATCTTCCTCCTCAACAG GTTACTGAACCtgtctctgacctctgacctggtCCCTGAGCAGGACGTTATCGACGTCATCATCCACGTAGGAAGGAACCCGCAGGGTCGAAACCTCGCCTGGAAGTACTTCAGAGAAAAGTGGGAGGTCCTGAACGCACG GTACGGTGAGGCTTTGTTCATGAACTCAAAGCTCATCGGAGGCGTCACAGAGTTCCTCAACACCGACAAAGAACTCACTGAG ttGAAGGAGTTCATCCAGTCCAGCGGtgtgggggcggggcctgcgtGGCCGCGGGCGCTAGAGATCGTGGAGGGCAACGTGCGCTGGCACCGCCTCCACCGGCGGCAGTTCTTCCAGTGGCTGCGCAAACCTCCCAACCTCGCCCTCGGCTAA